In Syntrophorhabdaceae bacterium, the genomic stretch ATGATCTTGACCAGGTGTTGGTCGCCTTTATGGAAGCGCCTCACACGTACACCCGGGAACACATGACTGAGATACATGCCCACGGGGGTTATCGGGTACAACAGGCCATATTGAAACTTATCCTGGAACATGGCGCACGTCTCGCCGAGCCGGGAGAATTCACAAAAAGGGCTTTCCTCAACGGAAGAATCGACCTCGCCCAGGCAGAGTCAGTGCTCGATATCATTCACAGCGAGACCGAAGAGGAACTTCACTATGCAATACAGTACCTTCGGGGTGATCTTTCAAGAGAAATACGAAGGTTTGGGCGGGCCTTACGGGACGCCCTTGCGGCCACAGAAGCCTTGATCGACTTTCCAGAAGAGGATATCGATGTGGATCTCGATGCTGCTTTCAGACCTCTTAAGAAGATTAATACCGACATTCAAAGACTCATTGATACTTTCTACGAGGGCCAGGCCATGAAGCAGGGTTTCGAGGTGCTCGTCACGGGCAGGACTAACGTGGGCAAATCGAGCCTTTTCAATGCGCTCCTTCTCAAAGACAGGGCGATTGTCACGCCCCTCGCCGGCACCACCCGCGACCTTATCGAAGATACGCTCTATTTGAAAGGCATCAAGACAAGAATAATAGACACGGCGGGCATCAGGGAACCAACGAACGTAGTCGAGGAAGAAGGGATCAACCGGGTAAGGCAAAAGGTGTCCGAGGCGGACCTCATCATTTGGCTTCTCGACGGTTCGCAGCCGTATTCATGCGAGGACGAAGAGGTCTTTCGCTCCATCGGCAAGAGAAAGTGTCTTGTAGTGATCAACAAGACGGACCTGCCTCAACTGCTCGAAAGAGATATGATTTCCTCTAAGGAATACCAATGGATTGAAATATCGGCGCTCAAAGACATTGGCCTCGATGTACTCAAAGACCATATTTTTGAGAGACTCACGGGGGGAGCGAGAAAAGACAAGGCTCTGCTCATCACCAACATGAGACACAGGGATGCTCTCGCGAGGGCGCGGGAGAACATCGAAAGAACACTCGTTCTCAAAGAGCATGGCGACCCCATGGAATTTATGGCCCTGGAGCTTCGCGAAGCGATCGATCACCTTGGGGAGATCACGGGCGAGGCCTGCAAGGAAGAGATTCTCACCGAAATATTCAGCCGGTTTTGCATCGGAAAATAGTCTGCTTCAAACAAAAGGCAAGCCCCGCAAACACCATTCTGTCACTTTGCCGGTTCTTTGTCAGGTCTCTTATCCTGTGGTTTCGGTTGCTTCTTTTCAAAGCAAAGCTGATCACGAAGTATCCCCATGACCGAATCGAGGGTAAAAGAAGCCCATGGCGCATTGTCAATTATAACCTCGTTCGGCGCCTTGCCCGCATCGTCATATTCCGTAGCGGAAAGAACCCGGTATCTACGCGAAGAGCAGTTGATCTCCATGCGTGTGATCTTCTTGTCGGCTTCTTCGCGTCCCGGCCAGGTCGCGGTCATCCTCTGCGTGAACCTCACTATCTCTTTCTGCGGTTTTTGAACGGCTGACGTGTCAATATAGTACCTCTCCGTTACCGTCAGGCCCTCTTTTTCTGTGTCAGCCTGGTAATATAAAGTCCACTCCGCGGCCCACGTCAAACGAAAGACGCACGAGATCAGGATCCCAAAACATATCATACCGGCCGTCTTTAACAACGAGTTCATAAGGACTCCTTTCATGGGGCTCAATTCATAGAACCTTAGTGTAACGCTTTTGGCGAGCAAATGACAACACTAAATGATCTAGCGGAGATACTGATTCGGGTCTGTCGCAGCGCCAGCGGGAGCGCCAAAATCATCCGAGGGAAAGCGTGGAAGGGCCGACGCCATGAAGCTCATCCATATAGGCAGACACACGCGGGCACCGCTCTCTCCTCTACCAAGCGAGGATCTTTCATCGAAGCCAACCCAGACGCCCGTCACAATCCGCGGAGAGTAACCTATGAAGAGGGCGTCATAATAATTACTTGTGGTCCCGGTTTTCCCTGCAATATGATATCCCAGCTTGGAGGCGACCCCCTTGGCCGTGCCATATTCAACCGGGCCCTTCAAAAGGTAATTCATCTTGGCCGCCACGTCCTCAGGGATGGCTCTTTCCCGCTCAACCCCATTTTCTTCAAGCACGTTGCCCTGTATATCCTCGATCCTCTTTATGAAGATGGGCCTTATTCTTTCTCCTCCGTTGGCAAACGCGGCGAAGCCTTTCACGAGATCAAGAAGGGTGAGTCCCGATGTGCCGAGTGCGATGGAGAGATTGTCTTCGAGGGGTGCGTCGATACCGAGCTCAGTCATAGTTTCTTTGACTGCGCCGATGCCTATATCTTCAAGCAGTTTTACCGTAGCAGCATTTTTCGAATAGGCAACGGCGTCTTTCACGCTTATCTGGCCCTGGTATTTGCCGTCGTAGTTCTTCGGCGTCCAGGTCTTTCCGGAACCCATGGGGTACTGTTTGGGTTCATCGGCAATCATGGAGTCCGGTTCGTAGCCTTTCTTGAGTGCAGTTACGTATATGAAAGGTTTGAAGGCACTTCCGGACTGTATTTTCGCAGATACAGCCCTGTTGTAAGGACTCTTCTCAAAATCTCTACCCCCGATCATGGCGTAGACATAGCCCGTGGACACATCCATTGAGAGGAGCGCCCCCTCGACCTTAAGGGTCCGAACGGGCGTAAAGGTATAGCCGGCGCCTTTTTTTTCCGTGCCCGTGTACATGCCCTTGACCACATCGCCCGGTCTAAAAGGAAAAACGCTCATTTGCAGCGTACCCTTCTGTTTGCCCGCATAGACGTGGTACCCTTCCTTTATCCGCTCCGAGATCAGGAGATTGTAGATTTTTGTGCTCTCAAGTCCCGTCAATTTGATGTCCTTTTCCTCTGAATCCGTAAAATTATCCCATCTTCCTCTTGCCACCCGAAACAAAACCGCGTATTGCCCCTGTCTCTGTTCATAGACCGTGAGCCCTCGCTTCACTGCGTCTTCGCCCGTTTTCTGGAGCGCACTGTCAATGGCCGCGTAGATTTTAAGCCCCTTACGCGAGAGCACACCCCTGCCGTATTTTTCCTCAACGTAGTGATAGATGAAGTCTTTGTAGTAACTTCCCGAGAATACCCCGTCATCTTCCCTGATGGAC encodes the following:
- a CDS encoding PBP1A family penicillin-binding protein codes for the protein MKKKKNLKKRPRYVYLAWLIICSLILLSAGTIGYLLNGIPSVNVLKHLENKPVSSVYDTNDRLAYLFVPDERIYVPYNAIPQHVKDAFLAAEDAEFFKHGAVDPLGIIRALVKNVAYGKLAQGGSTITQQVIKSLILGPEKSMARKAKEAILAYRLENSLTKKEILNLYLNNVYMGQGVYGVEAASQVYFGKHVSEISRAESTLLAGIVQAPSRYTPKKHPGNARIRQEYVINQMFEKGFINDKTRKNTLKEKVSIREDDGVFSGSYYKDFIYHYVEEKYGRGVLSRKGLKIYAAIDSALQKTGEDAVKRGLTVYEQRQGQYAVLFRVARGRWDNFTDSEEKDIKLTGLESTKIYNLLISERIKEGYHVYAGKQKGTLQMSVFPFRPGDVVKGMYTGTEKKGAGYTFTPVRTLKVEGALLSMDVSTGYVYAMIGGRDFEKSPYNRAVSAKIQSGSAFKPFIYVTALKKGYEPDSMIADEPKQYPMGSGKTWTPKNYDGKYQGQISVKDAVAYSKNAATVKLLEDIGIGAVKETMTELGIDAPLEDNLSIALGTSGLTLLDLVKGFAAFANGGERIRPIFIKRIEDIQGNVLEENGVERERAIPEDVAAKMNYLLKGPVEYGTAKGVASKLGYHIAGKTGTTSNYYDALFIGYSPRIVTGVWVGFDERSSLGRGESGARVCLPIWMSFMASALPRFPSDDFGAPAGAATDPNQYLR
- the mnmE gene encoding tRNA uridine-5-carboxymethylaminomethyl(34) synthesis GTPase MnmE, producing the protein MEDADTICAISTPSGQGGIGIIRISGERAHLIGKQVFKPQNRRKKFISHKLYLGHITDPAHGDDLDQVLVAFMEAPHTYTREHMTEIHAHGGYRVQQAILKLILEHGARLAEPGEFTKRAFLNGRIDLAQAESVLDIIHSETEEELHYAIQYLRGDLSREIRRFGRALRDALAATEALIDFPEEDIDVDLDAAFRPLKKINTDIQRLIDTFYEGQAMKQGFEVLVTGRTNVGKSSLFNALLLKDRAIVTPLAGTTRDLIEDTLYLKGIKTRIIDTAGIREPTNVVEEEGINRVRQKVSEADLIIWLLDGSQPYSCEDEEVFRSIGKRKCLVVINKTDLPQLLERDMISSKEYQWIEISALKDIGLDVLKDHIFERLTGGARKDKALLITNMRHRDALARARENIERTLVLKEHGDPMEFMALELREAIDHLGEITGEACKEEILTEIFSRFCIGK
- a CDS encoding surface-adhesin E family protein; the encoded protein is MNSLLKTAGMICFGILISCVFRLTWAAEWTLYYQADTEKEGLTVTERYYIDTSAVQKPQKEIVRFTQRMTATWPGREEADKKITRMEINCSSRRYRVLSATEYDDAGKAPNEVIIDNAPWASFTLDSVMGILRDQLCFEKKQPKPQDKRPDKEPAK